A window of the Tachyglossus aculeatus isolate mTacAcu1 chromosome 2, mTacAcu1.pri, whole genome shotgun sequence genome harbors these coding sequences:
- the AMIGO2 gene encoding amphoterin-induced protein 2 isoform X2, protein MMTTVRAGASGMCPSACICATDVVSCTSKSLAKVPANLYRHIKRLDLSYNRIGWLDPEWMPAFFDLNTLIVRQNNITSISAGSFSSTPNLKCLDLSSNKLRTLGSPVFQELKLLEVLLLYNNRIAHLDSAAFGGLPRLQKLYLSGNTLTRFPLDLYVGKFKLPELGFLDVSHNHLSTLPIHRIHLVATKQLSGIYLHGNPFVCDCALYSLFTSWYRRHFSAVMDFKSEYTCHLRSASKGSSKQPLMQDSFLNCSDGSVNISLGLVHEAQVGEKFIVHCNSKLSDSSTDFVWILPGERALEPEQEMENFKVFRNGSLEIESARFEDTGVYSCIAVNRQRLVNETVEVRINVNNFTQSKSHAHEAFNTAFTTLAACVASIILVLLYLYLTPCPCQCKAKRQKRKLNQNSVVLNAVPPSDPPVDERKTGTGKRVVFLEPLKDPGPGQNGKVRLFSGEPAIAESILKTTRVKSDSDSVNSVFSDTPFVAPS, encoded by the coding sequence atgatgacgacCGTCAGGGCCGGCGCCTCCGGGATGTGCCCCTCGGCCTGCATCTGTGCCACCGACGTTGTGAGCTGCACCAGTAAGAGTCTGGCCAAGGTGCCGGCCAACCTTTACAGACACATAAAGAGGCTGGATCTGAGTTACAACCGAATCGGGTGGCTGGATCCCGAGTGGATGCCCGCGTTCTTCGACCTGAACACCTTGATCGTGCGGCAGAATAACATCACTAGCATCTCCGCGGGCAGTTTTTCCTCCACCCCGAATCTGAAGTGTCTGGATTTGTCCTCCAACAAGCTCAGGACCCTGGGGAGCCCTGTGTTCCAGGAGCTGAAACTGCTGGAAGTCCTGTTGCTCTACAATAACCGGATCGCCCACCTCGATTCGGCCGCCTTTGGGGGACTCCCCAGATTGCAGAAGTTGTACTTAAGTGGAAACACGCTCACCCGCTTTCCCCTGGACTTATACGTTGGGAAGTTCAAGCTCCCCGAACTGGGGTTTTTGGACGTGTCCCATAACCACCTGTCCACGCTGCCCATCCACCGCATACACTTAGTGGCGACCAAACAACTTAGCGGCATTTATCTTCACGGGAATCCATTTGTCTGCGACTGTGCTCTCTACTCCTTGTTTACCTCTTGGTATCGGAGGCACTTCAGCGCCGTGATGGATTTCAAAAGCGAATACACCTGTCACTTGCGGTCAGCCTCGAAAGGCTCCTCTAAGCAGCCTCTGATGCAGGACAGCTTTTTGAACTGCTCCGACGGCAGTGTCAACATCTCGCTGGGCTTGGTCCACGAGGCCCAAGTGGGGGAAAAGTTCATCGTCCACTGCAACAGCAAACTGAGCGACTCGAGCACAGATTTCGTTTGGATCCTCCCGGGTGAGAGAGCTCTGGAGCCAGAACAAGAGATGGAGAACTTTAAGGTGTTTCGTAATGGCAGCCTGGAGATAGAAAGCGCACGCTTCGAGGACACGGGCGTCTACTCGTGCATCGCGGTCAACAGGCAGAGACTGGTCAACGAAACCGTGGAAGTGAGGATCAATGTGAACAATTTCACCCAGAGCAAATCGCACGCCCACGAAGCCTTCAACACCGCTTTCACCACCCTCGCTGCCTGTGTTGCCAGTATCATCTTGGTGTTGCTTTATCTCTACCTGACTCCGTGCCCGTGTCAGTGTAAAGCAAAGAGGCAGAAAAGGAAGCTGAACCAAAACAGTGTCGTTCTTAACGCGGTTCCACCGAGCGACCCTCCGGTCGATGAGCGGAAGACCGGGACTGGGAAAAGAGTGGTCTTTCTGGAACCTCTGAAAGATCCAGGACCTGGACAGAATGGAAAAGTGAGATTGTTCTCCGGGGAGCCCGCCATCGCCGAGAGCATCTTAAAGACGACCCGGGTAAAATCGGACTCGGATTCAGTCAATTCAGTGTTTTCGGATACCCCCTTTGTGGCACCCTCTTAA
- the AMIGO2 gene encoding amphoterin-induced protein 2 isoform X1, whose translation MSFRFQTLPTVLGAVKLDRKELLYLVVMMTTVRAGASGMCPSACICATDVVSCTSKSLAKVPANLYRHIKRLDLSYNRIGWLDPEWMPAFFDLNTLIVRQNNITSISAGSFSSTPNLKCLDLSSNKLRTLGSPVFQELKLLEVLLLYNNRIAHLDSAAFGGLPRLQKLYLSGNTLTRFPLDLYVGKFKLPELGFLDVSHNHLSTLPIHRIHLVATKQLSGIYLHGNPFVCDCALYSLFTSWYRRHFSAVMDFKSEYTCHLRSASKGSSKQPLMQDSFLNCSDGSVNISLGLVHEAQVGEKFIVHCNSKLSDSSTDFVWILPGERALEPEQEMENFKVFRNGSLEIESARFEDTGVYSCIAVNRQRLVNETVEVRINVNNFTQSKSHAHEAFNTAFTTLAACVASIILVLLYLYLTPCPCQCKAKRQKRKLNQNSVVLNAVPPSDPPVDERKTGTGKRVVFLEPLKDPGPGQNGKVRLFSGEPAIAESILKTTRVKSDSDSVNSVFSDTPFVAPS comes from the coding sequence ATGTCTTTTCGGTTCCAGACGCTGCCTACGGTCCTTGGAGCTGTCAAACTGGACCGTAAAGAACTGCTTTACctggtggtgatgatgacgacCGTCAGGGCCGGCGCCTCCGGGATGTGCCCCTCGGCCTGCATCTGTGCCACCGACGTTGTGAGCTGCACCAGTAAGAGTCTGGCCAAGGTGCCGGCCAACCTTTACAGACACATAAAGAGGCTGGATCTGAGTTACAACCGAATCGGGTGGCTGGATCCCGAGTGGATGCCCGCGTTCTTCGACCTGAACACCTTGATCGTGCGGCAGAATAACATCACTAGCATCTCCGCGGGCAGTTTTTCCTCCACCCCGAATCTGAAGTGTCTGGATTTGTCCTCCAACAAGCTCAGGACCCTGGGGAGCCCTGTGTTCCAGGAGCTGAAACTGCTGGAAGTCCTGTTGCTCTACAATAACCGGATCGCCCACCTCGATTCGGCCGCCTTTGGGGGACTCCCCAGATTGCAGAAGTTGTACTTAAGTGGAAACACGCTCACCCGCTTTCCCCTGGACTTATACGTTGGGAAGTTCAAGCTCCCCGAACTGGGGTTTTTGGACGTGTCCCATAACCACCTGTCCACGCTGCCCATCCACCGCATACACTTAGTGGCGACCAAACAACTTAGCGGCATTTATCTTCACGGGAATCCATTTGTCTGCGACTGTGCTCTCTACTCCTTGTTTACCTCTTGGTATCGGAGGCACTTCAGCGCCGTGATGGATTTCAAAAGCGAATACACCTGTCACTTGCGGTCAGCCTCGAAAGGCTCCTCTAAGCAGCCTCTGATGCAGGACAGCTTTTTGAACTGCTCCGACGGCAGTGTCAACATCTCGCTGGGCTTGGTCCACGAGGCCCAAGTGGGGGAAAAGTTCATCGTCCACTGCAACAGCAAACTGAGCGACTCGAGCACAGATTTCGTTTGGATCCTCCCGGGTGAGAGAGCTCTGGAGCCAGAACAAGAGATGGAGAACTTTAAGGTGTTTCGTAATGGCAGCCTGGAGATAGAAAGCGCACGCTTCGAGGACACGGGCGTCTACTCGTGCATCGCGGTCAACAGGCAGAGACTGGTCAACGAAACCGTGGAAGTGAGGATCAATGTGAACAATTTCACCCAGAGCAAATCGCACGCCCACGAAGCCTTCAACACCGCTTTCACCACCCTCGCTGCCTGTGTTGCCAGTATCATCTTGGTGTTGCTTTATCTCTACCTGACTCCGTGCCCGTGTCAGTGTAAAGCAAAGAGGCAGAAAAGGAAGCTGAACCAAAACAGTGTCGTTCTTAACGCGGTTCCACCGAGCGACCCTCCGGTCGATGAGCGGAAGACCGGGACTGGGAAAAGAGTGGTCTTTCTGGAACCTCTGAAAGATCCAGGACCTGGACAGAATGGAAAAGTGAGATTGTTCTCCGGGGAGCCCGCCATCGCCGAGAGCATCTTAAAGACGACCCGGGTAAAATCGGACTCGGATTCAGTCAATTCAGTGTTTTCGGATACCCCCTTTGTGGCACCCTCTTAA